A DNA window from Litorivicinus lipolyticus contains the following coding sequences:
- a CDS encoding NADPH-dependent 7-cyano-7-deazaguanine reductase QueF: MNLEELGLPLGQIVAQPDDYSADHLAPVPRDWARQKEGVDAAVMDGVDVWNLWELSWLDLDGKPIQATGQFFVPHSSPNLVESKSIKLYFNSMNNHRLGGDWSVVEARIAADLSAKAGAPVRVELTAVDQGVLGGVTSIAGECIDPAGWIDGYRLGPDIAQVEPEAVTLYSDAFRSLCPVTAQPDWATVIIDYQGPRLDRAKLASYLGSFRNHQGFHEACCERILGELLAVTGADKLSVQACFLRRGGIDINPYRSTAFCEAPARRLSRQ; the protein is encoded by the coding sequence ATGAACCTTGAAGAACTTGGGCTGCCGCTGGGCCAAATTGTCGCTCAGCCGGACGACTACAGCGCGGATCATCTGGCACCGGTGCCACGCGATTGGGCGCGCCAAAAAGAGGGTGTCGATGCTGCGGTGATGGACGGTGTCGATGTCTGGAACCTGTGGGAGCTGTCGTGGCTGGACCTAGATGGCAAACCGATCCAGGCAACTGGGCAGTTTTTCGTCCCGCACAGTTCACCAAACTTGGTCGAATCAAAGTCGATCAAGCTATATTTCAATAGCATGAACAACCACCGTCTGGGCGGCGATTGGTCGGTGGTCGAGGCTCGCATCGCGGCGGACTTGTCGGCAAAAGCGGGTGCACCCGTGCGGGTTGAGCTGACGGCGGTCGATCAGGGCGTGTTGGGCGGTGTAACGTCGATTGCCGGCGAATGCATTGACCCGGCGGGGTGGATTGACGGCTATCGCTTGGGCCCGGACATTGCCCAGGTCGAGCCGGAGGCGGTCACGCTGTATTCGGATGCCTTTCGCAGTCTGTGCCCGGTGACGGCGCAACCGGACTGGGCCACGGTCATTATCGATTACCAAGGCCCGCGCCTGGACCGTGCCAAGCTGGCGTCGTATCTGGGGTCGTTTCGTAACCACCAAGGCTTTCACGAGGCCTGTTGCGAGCGCATTCTTGGCGAGTTGTTAGCGGTCACCGGTGCCGATAAATTGAGTGTCCAGGCGTGCTTTCTGCGCCGCGGCGGTATCGATATCAATCCGTACCGGTCGACGGCGTTTTGCGAGGCCCCGGCGCGGCGTTTGTCGCGCCAGTAA
- a CDS encoding ABC transporter permease: MNAMWLTAFRTILRREIVRFTRIWVQTLVPPAITMTLYFVIFGSLIGRRIGDMGGMDYMTFIVPGLIMMSVITNSYANVSSSFFSAKFQNFIEEMLVAAVPEQIILWGYICAGVVRGLLVGSVVVVVSLFFTDLNIHSYPVVILVGLMTAILFSIMGFINGVFANSFDDISIVPTFVLTPLTYLGGVFFSVSLLPGFWQHVALANPILYMVNAFRYGMLGQSDIGLGVALSLMTVFTVAAYFYANYLLKRGAGVRK; encoded by the coding sequence ATGAATGCCATGTGGTTGACCGCGTTCCGTACGATTTTGCGTCGGGAAATTGTTCGATTTACGCGCATTTGGGTGCAAACCTTGGTGCCGCCTGCGATCACGATGACGCTGTACTTTGTGATTTTTGGCAGCCTGATCGGCCGTCGAATCGGCGATATGGGCGGGATGGATTACATGACCTTTATCGTGCCGGGGCTGATCATGATGAGTGTGATCACCAACAGCTACGCGAACGTGTCATCGAGCTTTTTCAGCGCCAAGTTTCAGAACTTTATCGAAGAAATGTTGGTCGCGGCGGTGCCTGAACAGATCATCTTGTGGGGCTACATCTGCGCCGGCGTGGTGCGCGGCTTGTTGGTCGGCAGCGTGGTCGTGGTGGTGTCGCTGTTCTTTACCGATTTAAATATCCACAGCTACCCGGTGGTAATCCTGGTCGGGCTGATGACCGCGATTTTGTTCAGTATCATGGGCTTTATTAATGGGGTGTTTGCCAACAGTTTCGATGACATCAGTATCGTGCCGACTTTTGTGCTGACGCCGCTGACCTACCTGGGGGGCGTGTTTTTTAGTGTCAGCCTATTACCGGGTTTTTGGCAACACGTGGCGCTGGCAAACCCGATTTTGTACATGGTTAACGCGTTTCGCTACGGGATGCTGGGCCAGTCGGACATTGGCTTGGGCGTGGCGCTGTCATTGATGACCGTGTTTACCGTGGCGGCGTATTTTTACGCCAACTACCTATTAAAGCGTGGTGCTGGGGTGCGTAAATGA
- a CDS encoding ABC transporter ATP-binding protein — protein MTQVLNTPALRIEGLRKVYDDGFEALKGIDLTVPQGEFYAVLGPNGAGKSTMIGIVCSLVRKTAGKVWINGIDVDIDFAAAKRSVGVVPQEFNFSLFEKVRDIVLNSAGYQGIPRSEAADRADYFLDRLGLYSKRNTQSRGLSGGMKRRLMIARALVHDPKLLILDEPTAGVDIQLRRGMMDFLAELNETQGTTIILTTHYLEEAEALCRKVAIINRGEIVEDTDTKSLLSQLNTVTFVLDLTSRLNKAPQLAEFKTNLVDEMTLEVVLEKGQELNQLFAELSAAGIGIQSMRNKSNRLEELFIGLTGQPTEVSS, from the coding sequence ATGACACAAGTGTTAAATACGCCGGCCCTTCGGATCGAAGGACTGCGCAAGGTCTATGACGACGGTTTTGAGGCCCTCAAGGGCATCGACCTGACGGTGCCGCAGGGCGAGTTTTACGCGGTGCTGGGGCCCAATGGTGCAGGCAAGTCGACCATGATTGGCATTGTCTGCTCGTTGGTCCGCAAGACTGCCGGAAAGGTTTGGATCAACGGCATTGATGTGGATATCGATTTTGCCGCGGCCAAGCGCAGCGTCGGCGTGGTGCCCCAGGAATTTAACTTTAGTTTGTTTGAAAAGGTGCGTGACATCGTTTTGAACAGCGCAGGCTACCAGGGCATCCCGCGCAGTGAAGCTGCGGATCGTGCTGATTATTTCCTGGACCGATTGGGGCTTTACAGCAAGCGCAACACACAAAGTCGCGGGTTGTCCGGCGGCATGAAGCGTCGGCTGATGATCGCCCGGGCGTTGGTTCACGACCCAAAGCTATTGATTTTGGACGAGCCAACCGCTGGCGTCGACATTCAGTTGCGTCGCGGCATGATGGATTTCTTGGCTGAATTGAACGAAACCCAAGGAACTACGATTATCTTGACGACGCACTACCTCGAAGAGGCGGAAGCGCTGTGCCGTAAGGTTGCGATCATTAACCGAGGCGAGATCGTCGAGGATACTGACACCAAGTCGTTGCTGTCTCAGTTAAACACGGTGACCTTTGTTTTGGATCTTACATCCCGACTTAACAAAGCCCCTCAACTAGCTGAATTTAAAACTAATTTAGTCGATGAAATGACCTTGGAAGTGGTTCTGGAGAAAGGGCAAGAGTTGAATCAGTTGTTTGCCGAACTGAGCGCGGCGGGAATCGGCATCCAGTCCATGCGCAACAAGTCGAACCGCCTCGAAGAGCTGTTCATCGGTTTGACCGGGCAGCCCACGGAGGTGTCGTCATGA
- a CDS encoding histone deacetylase family protein produces MLTFTYHPDYSYDFPDDHRFPMSKFRRLHDNLAGKGILDRVRLVAPEKASIDDLCRVHSRDYVTAIAEGSLDKRALRALRLPWSAHLAHRSFIAANGTLLTARNALQYGLACHMAGGTHHAHAAGGAGFCVFNDMAYTACTLLDSGEVERVLILDTDVHQGDGTARMLADQPGTFTCSLHCAQNYPHPKAQSDLDVPIQAGTDDDGYLDVLSSTLDRLLLTFAPDLVIYDAGADVHTDDALGKLSLSSAGMRERDRLVFERCHDAGAAVASVIGGGYDLDREALVERHAIPFEVAFEIASKLGLRLEKTVA; encoded by the coding sequence ATGCTGACCTTTACCTACCACCCTGATTACAGTTACGACTTCCCGGACGACCACCGCTTTCCGATGAGCAAGTTTCGCCGCTTGCACGACAATCTAGCCGGCAAGGGTATTTTGGACCGAGTGCGGCTGGTGGCGCCTGAAAAGGCCTCCATCGACGATTTGTGCCGGGTCCATTCGCGTGATTATGTGACCGCCATCGCCGAGGGCTCGCTGGACAAGCGCGCGCTGCGAGCGTTGCGACTGCCGTGGTCCGCGCACTTGGCCCATCGCTCATTCATTGCGGCGAACGGCACGCTGTTAACCGCACGCAATGCCCTGCAATACGGACTGGCCTGTCATATGGCCGGCGGTACGCACCACGCGCACGCCGCCGGCGGCGCCGGTTTTTGCGTGTTCAATGACATGGCCTATACCGCCTGCACCTTGCTGGATTCGGGCGAGGTCGAGCGGGTATTGATTTTAGACACCGACGTGCACCAAGGCGACGGCACGGCGCGTATGTTGGCGGACCAACCGGGTACCTTCACCTGCAGCCTGCATTGCGCTCAAAACTACCCGCACCCGAAAGCGCAATCGGACTTGGATGTGCCCATCCAAGCGGGCACTGACGACGACGGTTACCTTGACGTGCTGTCCAGTACGCTGGATCGCTTGTTGCTGACCTTTGCGCCGGATTTAGTGATCTACGACGCCGGTGCCGACGTCCACACCGACGACGCACTGGGTAAGCTTTCGTTGAGCAGTGCCGGAATGCGAGAGCGTGACCGGTTGGTGTTTGAGCGATGTCATGACGCCGGGGCGGCGGTGGCGAGTGTTATAGGCGGTGGCTATGACTTGGATCGAGAGGCCTTGGTGGAGCGTCATGCAATCCCTTTTGAGGTCGCTTTCGAAATCGCTTCAAAATTGGGCTTGCGTCTTGAAAAAACGGTGGCATAA
- the galU gene encoding UTP--glucose-1-phosphate uridylyltransferase GalU gives MIKKCLFPVAGYGTRFLPATKSMPKEMLPIVNKPLIEFGVEEALAAGMDRMAFVTGRGKRAIEDHFDKNYELEDQIQGTAKEQALAPIRELIDKCEFSYTRQKEMAGLGNAILTGETLIGDEAFGVVLADDLCVNDGEGVLAQMAKLYKQFRCSIVAIEEVPAEDTNKYGIICGEEIKAGVYRVTDMVEKPEPEDAPSNLAIIGRYILTPDIFDILRTTPAGKNGEVQITDALLQQAKDGCVMALKFKGNRFDCGSLDGFVAATNHVYGRYQKKTP, from the coding sequence TTGATTAAGAAGTGTTTGTTTCCTGTTGCCGGTTACGGCACGCGTTTTTTGCCCGCTACCAAATCAATGCCCAAAGAAATGCTGCCGATCGTGAATAAGCCGCTGATTGAATTTGGCGTCGAAGAAGCGCTGGCGGCTGGAATGGACCGTATGGCGTTTGTGACCGGTCGCGGCAAGCGCGCGATTGAAGATCACTTTGACAAAAACTATGAACTCGAAGACCAAATTCAGGGCACCGCCAAAGAACAGGCGCTGGCGCCGATCCGCGAGCTCATTGATAAGTGCGAGTTTTCATACACCCGCCAAAAAGAAATGGCCGGGTTGGGTAACGCGATTTTGACCGGTGAAACCTTGATCGGTGACGAGGCGTTCGGCGTGGTGTTGGCGGACGACCTATGCGTCAATGATGGCGAGGGCGTGTTGGCGCAAATGGCCAAGCTATACAAGCAGTTCCGTTGCAGCATCGTTGCGATCGAAGAAGTCCCCGCCGAAGACACCAACAAATACGGCATTATTTGCGGCGAAGAAATCAAAGCTGGTGTGTACCGCGTGACGGACATGGTCGAAAAGCCCGAGCCTGAGGACGCACCCAGTAACCTGGCGATCATTGGGCGCTACATACTAACTCCGGACATTTTCGATATCCTGCGCACCACGCCCGCGGGAAAAAATGGCGAAGTTCAGATCACTGATGCGTTGCTGCAACAGGCAAAAGATGGCTGTGTGATGGCGCTGAAATTTAAGGGCAATCGCTTTGACTGCGGCAGCCTGGATGGCTTCGTTGCGGCCACTAACCACGTGTACGGTCGTTACCAGAAAAAAACGCCCTAG
- a CDS encoding MlaC/ttg2D family ABC transporter substrate-binding protein has protein sequence MTEIQRADLAVDDAAGQRALAERVIIPLVDVDGIAMRAVGRPWRDISQPDQRRFIDGMQIRLLDLYGAAFSQFKAAELEVLRERLSTRGDRAIVTTRLRRPGEDWLATEFRLIESDTGWRVLDVAVEGVSLLSSYKAQIDDKIAKIGLQATVEEVAAGR, from the coding sequence TTGACAGAAATTCAGCGTGCGGACCTGGCTGTGGATGACGCCGCCGGCCAGCGCGCGCTGGCCGAGCGTGTAATCATTCCGCTGGTCGACGTCGACGGAATCGCCATGCGCGCGGTTGGGCGGCCGTGGCGCGACATTAGCCAACCCGATCAACGCCGCTTTATCGACGGCATGCAGATCCGGCTACTGGATCTGTACGGCGCCGCGTTCAGCCAATTCAAAGCGGCCGAACTCGAGGTGCTGCGCGAACGGCTGTCGACCCGCGGCGACCGTGCCATTGTGACCACGCGCCTGCGCCGCCCTGGCGAAGATTGGCTGGCCACGGAATTCCGGCTGATTGAGTCGGACACCGGTTGGCGCGTTCTGGACGTCGCCGTCGAAGGCGTCAGCCTGCTGTCCAGCTACAAAGCCCAGATTGACGACAAAATCGCTAAAATCGGCCTTCAAGCGACGGTCGAAGAGGTCGCCGCTGGTCGTTAA
- a CDS encoding tetratricopeptide repeat protein — translation MSRFGPAWSTLALVLSGCQAWAPVPVDSHSDISHKSVAQGQVWLAQGHFGHAIEVLQGAVRRNPDDALAWRVLGRAYWHAGIEAMATQAALDPTQVDLEPLGAAVFQLEDYLNETMPGYRPDREPVAAADRREPVVRGHRGITVVDPVWRLE, via the coding sequence ATGAGCCGGTTCGGGCCCGCGTGGTCGACGCTAGCACTGGTGTTGTCGGGCTGTCAGGCCTGGGCCCCGGTGCCGGTTGATAGCCATTCGGACATCAGTCACAAAAGCGTTGCCCAGGGGCAGGTGTGGCTGGCGCAGGGTCACTTCGGCCATGCCATCGAGGTCTTGCAAGGGGCCGTGCGTCGAAACCCAGACGATGCGCTGGCCTGGCGTGTGCTGGGGCGGGCGTATTGGCATGCGGGTATCGAGGCGATGGCCACGCAAGCGGCGTTGGACCCGACCCAGGTTGACCTGGAGCCACTGGGGGCCGCGGTATTTCAACTGGAGGACTATTTAAATGAAACAATGCCGGGGTATCGCCCTGACCGAGAGCCTGTTGCTGCTGCCGATCGTCGCGAGCCTGTTGTACGGGGTCATCGCGGGATCACGGTTGTGGATCCAGTATGGCGCCTTGAATGA
- a CDS encoding type II secretion system F family protein, whose protein sequence is MFELLIGLGGYYLVSAGLVWRAGARLRQQQRVQLAHLPDLLRRLSAQIVAGGSLNQAVAGLVTSMGGATPPSLSPSQWLTALARDLPSADLDDLATLVDVLASEGGSPLAHIDALTQRIQVRTRARSMAVVAMAPVKGQARLVLFVMPIMVLMVFALEPRATATLFTTHAGIAVLAVCIALNALIWVAFQRLGRVR, encoded by the coding sequence ATGTTTGAGTTGCTGATCGGGCTGGGCGGTTATTACTTGGTCAGTGCGGGCCTGGTGTGGCGCGCAGGCGCGCGGCTTCGCCAGCAACAACGGGTCCAATTGGCACACTTGCCGGACCTGCTTCGGCGTTTATCCGCTCAAATCGTAGCCGGTGGAAGTCTTAACCAGGCGGTAGCGGGTTTGGTTACCAGTATGGGTGGGGCGACGCCACCCAGTCTAAGCCCAAGTCAATGGCTGACGGCATTGGCACGGGATCTGCCCAGCGCGGATTTGGACGACTTGGCGACCCTAGTCGATGTGCTGGCGTCGGAGGGCGGATCGCCATTGGCGCACATCGATGCCCTAACCCAGCGCATCCAAGTGCGCACGCGCGCCCGCAGCATGGCGGTCGTGGCCATGGCGCCGGTCAAGGGGCAGGCGCGGTTGGTGTTATTTGTCATGCCGATCATGGTGCTGATGGTGTTCGCACTTGAGCCGCGTGCAACAGCGACGCTATTTACGACCCACGCTGGGATTGCCGTATTGGCGGTCTGCATCGCACTTAATGCGCTGATCTGGGTTGCATTTCAGCGCCTGGGTAGGGTCCGGTGA
- a CDS encoding ATPase, T2SS/T4P/T4SS family — translation MESLDVVDTQWSDLDGCIEVHGGTASVALVLNRTVVIGRGQALDPGSTFVSERHAEIRLTDQGCQVRDLGSTNGTRVAGRRLQPDQWVKLSLGAGFSVANVTLRLRVLESAPREPAIQPRITLDVLGLVEAAFTRMIQVPSSVSDLPWWRALDHPDAPGLLDADLPELDAWLNGYGPIQALMDDPSITEIMVLGTQPIWVERAGCLEQTLHVFPSVELLQRVIDRMLAPLGRRADRSSPLADGRLADGSRVNVVLPPVALSGPALTIRRFQRQVNELSEWIAADSIPGDVAQALAQGVEQGRDILIVGGTGAGKTTLLNALAGFIPEQARVISIEDAAELDIKHRHWARLETRSGGLDGRQGLAARDLLINALRMRPDRLLLGEVRGAEALELIQALNTGHRGCMSTLHANSATACARRLEVLLLSAGIDWPLVAVREQIAQALDLVVAIEKAPSGQRRVVEVAELVGFDGDDYQWMHHYRAGHDV, via the coding sequence ATGGAATCCTTAGACGTCGTCGACACCCAGTGGTCCGACCTGGATGGTTGCATTGAAGTTCACGGTGGGACGGCCAGTGTGGCGCTTGTACTTAATCGCACCGTCGTTATCGGCCGCGGCCAGGCCCTGGACCCGGGTTCGACCTTTGTGTCTGAACGGCATGCGGAAATTCGGCTGACCGACCAAGGCTGTCAGGTGCGGGACCTGGGCAGCACCAACGGTACGCGCGTGGCGGGGCGTCGTTTGCAGCCGGATCAGTGGGTCAAACTAAGCCTTGGGGCGGGTTTTAGTGTCGCCAATGTGACCCTGCGATTGCGCGTGCTCGAGTCAGCGCCGCGCGAACCGGCCATACAGCCGCGCATCACACTCGATGTGCTCGGACTCGTTGAGGCTGCGTTCACGCGCATGATTCAGGTGCCGTCGTCGGTCAGTGACTTGCCGTGGTGGCGTGCGCTTGACCACCCGGATGCGCCTGGGCTGCTCGACGCTGATCTGCCTGAACTGGACGCATGGCTAAACGGATATGGGCCTATTCAAGCATTGATGGATGACCCCAGCATCACCGAAATCATGGTGTTGGGCACTCAGCCGATCTGGGTTGAACGCGCCGGCTGCCTTGAACAAACCCTCCATGTATTTCCGTCGGTTGAATTATTGCAGCGTGTGATTGATCGCATGCTGGCGCCGTTGGGGCGACGTGCGGATCGTTCGTCGCCCTTAGCCGACGGTCGTTTGGCCGACGGGTCGCGCGTCAACGTGGTGTTGCCGCCGGTGGCCCTGTCGGGACCGGCGTTAACGATCCGCCGTTTTCAGCGTCAGGTTAATGAACTGTCTGAATGGATCGCTGCCGACTCGATTCCCGGCGACGTCGCCCAGGCCCTGGCTCAAGGTGTCGAGCAGGGCCGGGACATCCTGATTGTCGGCGGTACCGGCGCGGGTAAAACGACGCTATTGAACGCACTCGCCGGATTCATTCCCGAACAGGCCCGCGTGATCAGCATTGAAGACGCCGCCGAACTGGACATCAAACATCGTCATTGGGCGCGCCTCGAGACACGCTCAGGCGGACTGGATGGGCGTCAGGGATTAGCCGCCCGTGATTTGCTAATCAATGCGCTGCGTATGCGTCCGGACCGGTTGCTGTTGGGCGAGGTCCGAGGCGCCGAAGCCTTGGAACTGATCCAAGCGCTGAACACCGGACACCGCGGCTGCATGAGCACACTGCACGCCAACTCAGCCACGGCCTGTGCGCGACGCTTAGAGGTGCTCCTGTTGTCGGCCGGCATCGACTGGCCATTGGTCGCCGTGCGGGAGCAAATTGCCCAGGCCTTGGATTTGGTCGTGGCAATCGAGAAGGCCCCCAGTGGCCAGCGCCGCGTGGTCGAGGTCGCTGAATTGGTGGGGTTCGACGGCGACGATTACCAGTGGATGCACCACTATCGGGCCGGACACGATGTTTGA
- a CDS encoding pilus assembly protein N-terminal domain-containing protein has product MRARWLMVWLMAWPVWAAELRIEAGQTRLVDRVGVSEILLGNGTVATVRPVNESTALVVGITPGVTEMYFIDRLGGVKNATLTVVGVGTLLGPLQLRLIVIEESTSEASQGAFSGSLNARTEFGSAGTQSSINGLLSWLPSAEATGLRVVAKPRIQIEPGHPASLNVGGEIERAGAEGATEDKAYGLELTAEFLWIDAMTVRLSHSIALRSPAGDGEFRRQTLEQTLTLGVSQVAELARFEGAESSRGTVHQGIPLGGKRHDQSRVRWRVLGWLEPVEGY; this is encoded by the coding sequence ATGAGGGCGCGCTGGCTGATGGTGTGGCTGATGGCGTGGCCGGTGTGGGCGGCGGAGTTGCGCATTGAGGCGGGCCAAACGCGGTTGGTCGATCGTGTCGGTGTCAGCGAAATCCTACTGGGAAATGGGACGGTAGCGACTGTTCGTCCGGTCAACGAATCGACAGCATTGGTCGTCGGCATCACACCAGGAGTGACTGAAATGTATTTTATTGATCGTCTCGGCGGCGTCAAAAACGCGACCCTAACTGTGGTCGGCGTCGGCACGCTACTGGGGCCGCTGCAATTGCGCCTAATTGTGATCGAAGAATCCACCAGCGAAGCGTCCCAGGGCGCATTTTCAGGCAGCCTCAATGCCCGCACCGAATTTGGTAGCGCGGGCACGCAAAGCTCGATCAACGGCTTGCTGAGTTGGTTGCCCAGCGCCGAGGCAACCGGGCTTCGTGTGGTGGCGAAACCGCGTATTCAAATCGAGCCTGGACATCCTGCCAGCCTCAATGTTGGCGGCGAGATCGAGCGGGCGGGCGCGGAGGGCGCCACCGAAGACAAAGCCTATGGTCTGGAGTTAACCGCTGAATTTTTGTGGATCGATGCGATGACCGTGCGCCTGTCCCATTCAATAGCCTTGCGTTCGCCGGCCGGCGACGGTGAGTTTCGTCGCCAAACTCTGGAGCAGACGCTGACCCTCGGCGTATCCCAAGTCGCGGAGCTGGCACGTTTCGAGGGCGCTGAATCAAGCCGAGGTACCGTGCACCAAGGTATCCCGTTGGGCGGTAAGCGCCACGATCAGTCGCGCGTGCGCTGGCGTGTGTTGGGCTGGCTTGAACCGGTTGAGGGCTATTGA
- a CDS encoding SAF domain-containing protein has product MTVRWRLPLSALRAQTLRVLGAGVFVALGVYIQGLEGAAIPAPTQATVEVVVLAQDLPRHAPLSADKFRVRALVAEVLPADSVTPADFTGLAGRVARTALRAGQVLTLGDAVIAPKPTPRQRLGAHVRVPSTQVQGIERIQVPVQRDLYGPGITLYGAWIEALDGDYRISVAAEHAPTLAQIARQGSLAVECAAPSCRPSPTPAPEVAPPVIRSAPLPPPLRVSYGLFPSEQP; this is encoded by the coding sequence ATGACCGTGCGTTGGCGACTACCGCTCTCGGCGCTTCGGGCCCAGACCCTGAGGGTGCTCGGTGCTGGGGTGTTTGTTGCCCTGGGGGTCTACATTCAGGGGCTTGAGGGGGCGGCGATCCCGGCCCCAACGCAGGCGACGGTTGAGGTGGTCGTGCTGGCCCAGGATCTTCCTCGGCACGCGCCACTGAGTGCCGACAAATTCCGTGTCCGGGCCTTGGTAGCCGAGGTGCTGCCGGCGGATAGCGTCACCCCAGCGGACTTTACAGGTCTGGCTGGGCGCGTGGCTCGGACTGCGCTGCGCGCAGGCCAGGTGCTGACGTTGGGCGACGCGGTAATCGCGCCTAAACCGACGCCGCGCCAACGGTTGGGCGCGCATGTCCGTGTCCCAAGCACACAGGTTCAGGGGATCGAACGAATCCAGGTCCCGGTCCAGCGTGACCTGTACGGTCCAGGCATTACCCTATACGGCGCCTGGATCGAGGCGCTGGACGGGGACTATCGAATCAGCGTGGCCGCTGAGCACGCCCCGACACTTGCGCAAATTGCCCGTCAAGGCTCGTTGGCGGTCGAATGTGCGGCACCTAGTTGCCGTCCCTCACCCACTCCGGCACCCGAGGTTGCGCCGCCAGTCATCCGTTCGGCGCCGTTGCCACCACCGTTGCGTGTCAGCTACGGCCTGTTCCCATCGGAGCAACCATGA
- a CDS encoding Flp family type IVb pilin produces MQIRQQKGQSLSEYLLILGLIAVTSIAVVGTLGSTIRAQVAAMTQELAGQDSAAATGLANAHAGKALIDATEQLGLDRLRAGEGN; encoded by the coding sequence ATGCAGATACGACAGCAAAAAGGCCAGTCACTCAGTGAGTACCTACTCATTCTGGGGCTGATCGCCGTAACTTCAATCGCCGTGGTCGGAACACTCGGTTCAACTATTCGCGCCCAGGTCGCGGCAATGACTCAGGAGCTGGCCGGTCAGGACTCGGCGGCGGCGACGGGTTTGGCCAACGCCCATGCCGGTAAGGCGCTGATCGATGCCACCGAACAGCTCGGCTTGGATCGTCTGCGCGCGGGCGAGGGCAACTAG
- the tpx gene encoding thiol peroxidase, with the protein MATISLRGTPATTSGELPTVGTPAPDFSVTKADLSEATLATYAGKNLILNIYPSIDTPTCAQSTRRFNEDVAAMDNTVVLCVSADLPFAQSRFCGAEGLDQVETGSTFRSGFALDYGVQMVDGPLQGLTARAVVVVSPEGIVTHAELVPEIAQEPDYAAAKAAIQ; encoded by the coding sequence ATGGCGACCATTTCACTGCGCGGCACGCCCGCAACCACATCCGGCGAGCTACCCACGGTCGGGACCCCTGCGCCGGACTTTTCGGTGACCAAGGCGGACCTAAGCGAGGCCACGCTGGCCACCTACGCGGGCAAAAACTTGATTTTGAATATTTACCCCAGCATCGACACCCCGACCTGTGCCCAAAGCACACGTCGTTTCAACGAAGACGTCGCGGCGATGGACAATACCGTGGTGCTTTGCGTCAGCGCCGACCTGCCCTTTGCCCAGTCCCGCTTTTGTGGTGCTGAAGGACTTGACCAGGTTGAAACCGGCAGCACATTCCGCAGTGGATTTGCGCTGGATTACGGCGTCCAGATGGTCGACGGCCCGCTACAAGGACTGACGGCCCGCGCCGTGGTCGTGGTCAGCCCCGAGGGCATCGTCACCCACGCTGAGTTGGTGCCGGAAATCGCCCAGGAACCGGACTACGCAGCCGCCAAGGCAGCGATTCAATAA